A portion of the Alkalilimnicola sp. S0819 genome contains these proteins:
- a CDS encoding ExeA family protein, whose protein sequence is MYEAYFGLSEHPFSLSPNPRYLYHSPRHREALAHLSYGIQQRGGFVQLTGEVGTGKTLLTRALLEELPGNVELALMLQPRLSPLEFLAALCRELDIPLPERRHSIQALVSALHEYLLENYARGRRTVLLVDEAQNLSPQVIEQVRLLTNLETHQEKLLQILLVGQPELRELLARQDMRQVAQRITARYHLEPLSAAETRDYVRHRLAVAGVTRPLFGRSALWLLHRLSGGVPRLVNVIADRGLLGAYARNESLVSLGTLWRAAREVRGEWRKARLKPGLIVAAVVLALAAALSLPGLAPESQAPRAAPTASQAAIAAAPAAPATVPDTETPRRERATAPGLAETLNGAAAATGLERAFATVAERWGLAYPASAQGAPCEKAAQIGLRCSYLNADMNSALRLNLPMIIRLSDMRGRPHHLSIMGADGERIRLNLDGNELEIPRQLLRRVWPREHLVLWRAPAGIDGILRTGSRGEQVRWLRRQLDRLEGISSGSVPKEFDAALAERVRRFQRDNYLHIDGKVGENTLMHLLGAVAADDVPQLGGRH, encoded by the coding sequence ATGTATGAAGCCTATTTCGGCTTAAGCGAGCATCCCTTCTCGCTCTCGCCCAACCCGCGCTATCTGTATCACAGCCCGCGTCATCGGGAGGCGCTCGCGCACCTGAGCTACGGCATACAGCAGCGCGGCGGCTTCGTGCAGCTCACCGGCGAGGTGGGCACCGGCAAGACCCTGCTTACCCGCGCGCTGCTGGAAGAGCTGCCGGGCAATGTGGAACTGGCCCTGATGCTCCAGCCCAGGCTCAGCCCGCTGGAGTTTCTCGCCGCGCTGTGCCGGGAGCTGGACATCCCCCTGCCCGAGCGCCGCCACAGCATCCAGGCCCTGGTCAGCGCCCTGCACGAATACCTGCTGGAGAACTACGCCCGGGGCCGGCGCACGGTGCTGTTGGTGGACGAGGCGCAGAACCTCAGCCCCCAGGTCATCGAGCAGGTGCGCCTGCTCACCAACCTGGAAACCCATCAGGAGAAGCTGCTGCAGATCCTGCTGGTGGGCCAGCCGGAACTGCGCGAACTGCTCGCGCGCCAGGATATGCGCCAGGTCGCGCAGCGCATCACCGCCCGCTACCACCTGGAACCGCTGAGCGCGGCGGAAACCCGCGACTATGTGCGCCATCGCCTGGCGGTGGCGGGGGTGACCCGCCCATTGTTCGGGCGCTCGGCGCTGTGGCTGCTGCACCGGCTGAGCGGCGGTGTGCCCCGCCTGGTCAATGTGATTGCCGACCGTGGTTTGCTCGGCGCCTATGCCCGCAACGAGAGCCTGGTGAGCCTGGGCACGCTCTGGCGCGCCGCCCGGGAGGTGCGCGGCGAATGGCGCAAGGCTCGTCTGAAACCCGGCCTGATCGTGGCGGCTGTGGTGCTGGCGCTGGCCGCGGCCCTGTCGTTGCCCGGCCTCGCCCCCGAGTCCCAGGCACCCCGAGCCGCGCCCACCGCGAGCCAGGCGGCCATCGCCGCCGCGCCCGCGGCGCCCGCCACGGTGCCTGACACTGAAACACCGCGCCGTGAGCGCGCCACCGCGCCCGGCCTGGCCGAAACACTCAACGGGGCCGCCGCCGCCACCGGCCTGGAGCGCGCCTTCGCCACCGTGGCCGAGCGCTGGGGCCTGGCGTACCCGGCAAGCGCCCAGGGCGCCCCCTGCGAGAAGGCCGCCCAAATCGGCCTGCGCTGCAGTTATCTCAATGCGGACATGAATTCCGCCCTGCGCCTGAACCTGCCGATGATCATCCGGCTCAGCGATATGCGCGGCCGCCCGCACCATTTGAGTATTATGGGCGCGGACGGGGAGCGCATCCGACTGAATCTGGACGGAAACGAGCTGGAGATTCCCCGCCAGCTGCTGCGCCGGGTCTGGCCCCGGGAACATCTGGTGCTCTGGCGAGCGCCGGCGGGCATCGATGGAATCTTGCGCACCGGCAGCCGCGGCGAGCAGGTGCGCTGGCTGCGCCGGCAGTTGGACAGGCTTGAAGGCATTAGCTCCGGCTCCGTGCCGAAGGAGTTCGATGCGGCGCTGGCGGAGCGGGTACGCCGCTTCCAGCGGGACAATTACCTGCACATCGACGGCAAGGTGGGGGAAAACACCCTGATGCACCTGCTGGGCGCGGTGGCCGCCGACGATGTGCCGCAGCTCGGCGGGAGGCACTGA
- a CDS encoding general secretion pathway protein GspB, whose translation MSFILDALKRSEAERHRQQPPAVTGPVLADPPTPRPRNWAPWLALVLLINAVLLGALFWPRGPDETSSAPDPEPTLRSAPQATPPTPAGAAAEALPPSRPGALADEAGYGRPATRSAAPIAPPTMAEPGGEPVPAARAPSAASQARPARPKPPPSRTETTAPKQAQPQRHALPAQASAEAPLLSELPQRVRAGIPPIPVNIHVYAPEPASRFVLIDMRRYTEGDTLHNGPRLEAITADGLVLEHQGRRFRIQVR comes from the coding sequence GTGTCCTTTATCCTGGACGCCCTGAAACGCTCCGAAGCGGAGCGCCACCGCCAGCAGCCGCCGGCGGTGACCGGCCCGGTACTGGCCGACCCGCCGACGCCCAGGCCCCGCAACTGGGCCCCCTGGCTCGCACTGGTGTTGTTGATCAATGCGGTGCTGCTGGGCGCGCTGTTCTGGCCCAGAGGCCCCGACGAGACGAGCAGCGCCCCGGACCCCGAACCGACCCTGCGCAGCGCGCCCCAGGCCACCCCACCGACCCCGGCAGGCGCCGCGGCCGAGGCACTGCCGCCATCCCGCCCCGGCGCGCTGGCCGATGAAGCCGGCTATGGGCGGCCGGCCACCCGCTCGGCGGCACCAATTGCACCCCCCACGATGGCCGAACCCGGTGGCGAACCGGTGCCGGCTGCGCGCGCGCCATCCGCGGCTTCCCAAGCCCGGCCCGCGCGCCCCAAACCGCCCCCGAGTCGCACGGAAACGACAGCTCCGAAACAGGCCCAGCCACAGCGCCACGCGCTGCCCGCTCAGGCTTCGGCCGAGGCGCCACTGCTCAGCGAACTGCCCCAGCGCGTGCGCGCGGGCATTCCTCCGATTCCGGTGAATATCCACGTTTACGCCCCGGAACCGGCCAGCCGTTTCGTGCTCATCGACATGCGCCGCTACACGGAGGGCGACACCCTGCACAACGGCCCGCGCCTGGAGGCGATCACCGCCGACGGCCTGGTGCTGGAGCACCAGGGGCGGCGATTCCGCATTCAGGTACGTTGA
- the recQ gene encoding DNA helicase RecQ produces MSPDPSLALENTADTPDTAQQILRRVFGYEAFRGQQQAVIDTVAGGRDAFVIMPTGGGKSLCYQIPALLRPGLGVVVSPLIALMQDQVAALRQAGVRAAYLNSSLSLEEQREVEEQARSGELDLLYAAPERLLTPRTLALLERCELALFAIDEAHCVSQWGHDFRPEYLQLAELAQRFPAVPRVALTATADERTRHEIRQRLSLEQSEEFIGGFDRPNIRYRVTRKQNARDQLLRFMAAEHKGDAGIVYCLSRKKVDAMAEWLRGKGWPALPYHAGLDAEVRRRHQERFLKEDGVVMVATIAFGMGIDKPNVRFVAHLDLPKSLEAYYQETGRAGRDGLPANAWMSYGLQDVLTLRQMMDGSEANETQKRVERHKLEAMLAFCEITGCRRQSLLSYFGDTLPAPCGNCDTCLEPVQTWDGTEAARKALSCCYRTGQRFGVTYLIDVLRGKDDDRIRRLGHDRLSVYGLGSDMDAAQWRSVFRQLIARGLLSVDLDGHGSLRLTEACRPVLRGEETLELRKDPARAPRKRGADLRSRFDDPADERLFNALRACRRRLAEEQGVPPYVIFHDATLMEMVEYRPDTYEQLRLLNGVGEKKLTDYGDAFLEVIREQGVDA; encoded by the coding sequence ATGAGCCCAGATCCCAGCCTCGCCCTGGAAAACACCGCCGACACCCCCGATACCGCCCAGCAGATCCTGCGCCGGGTGTTCGGCTACGAAGCCTTCCGCGGCCAGCAGCAGGCGGTGATCGACACCGTGGCGGGTGGCCGCGACGCCTTCGTCATCATGCCCACCGGCGGCGGCAAGAGCCTGTGCTACCAGATCCCCGCGCTGCTGCGCCCGGGGCTGGGGGTGGTGGTGTCACCCTTGATCGCGCTGATGCAGGATCAGGTGGCCGCCCTGCGCCAGGCTGGCGTGCGCGCCGCCTACCTCAACTCCAGCCTGTCGCTGGAGGAGCAGCGCGAGGTGGAGGAGCAGGCTCGCAGCGGTGAGCTGGATCTGCTCTACGCCGCCCCCGAGCGGCTGCTCACCCCGCGCACCCTGGCCCTGCTGGAGCGCTGCGAGCTGGCGCTGTTCGCCATCGACGAGGCCCATTGCGTGTCCCAGTGGGGGCATGATTTCCGCCCCGAGTATCTGCAGCTCGCCGAGCTCGCCCAGCGCTTTCCCGCCGTGCCCCGGGTGGCGCTCACCGCCACCGCCGACGAGCGCACCCGCCACGAGATCCGCCAGCGCCTGAGCCTGGAGCAGTCGGAAGAGTTCATCGGCGGCTTCGACCGGCCCAATATCCGCTACCGGGTCACCCGCAAGCAGAATGCCCGGGACCAGTTGCTGCGCTTCATGGCCGCCGAGCACAAGGGCGATGCGGGCATCGTCTACTGTCTTTCGCGCAAGAAGGTGGACGCCATGGCCGAGTGGCTGCGCGGCAAGGGCTGGCCGGCGCTGCCGTATCATGCCGGGCTGGACGCCGAGGTCCGGCGTCGTCACCAGGAGCGCTTTCTCAAGGAAGACGGTGTGGTGATGGTGGCCACCATCGCCTTCGGCATGGGCATCGACAAGCCCAATGTGCGTTTTGTCGCCCATCTGGACCTGCCCAAGAGCCTGGAGGCCTACTACCAGGAGACCGGCCGCGCCGGCCGCGATGGCCTGCCGGCCAATGCCTGGATGAGCTACGGCCTGCAGGACGTGCTGACCCTGCGCCAGATGATGGACGGTTCCGAGGCGAACGAGACCCAGAAGCGGGTGGAGCGGCACAAGCTCGAAGCCATGCTGGCCTTTTGCGAGATCACCGGCTGTCGCCGCCAGAGCCTGCTGAGCTATTTCGGCGACACGCTCCCTGCGCCCTGCGGTAATTGCGACACCTGCCTGGAGCCGGTGCAGACCTGGGACGGCACCGAGGCCGCCCGGAAAGCCCTGTCCTGCTGCTACCGCACCGGCCAGCGCTTCGGCGTGACCTACCTGATCGATGTGCTGCGCGGCAAGGACGATGACCGCATTCGCCGCCTGGGCCACGACCGTTTGAGCGTGTACGGCCTGGGTTCGGACATGGACGCCGCGCAATGGCGCTCGGTGTTCCGCCAGCTCATCGCCCGCGGCCTGCTCAGCGTGGACCTGGACGGCCACGGCAGCCTGCGTCTCACCGAGGCCTGCCGTCCGGTGCTGCGTGGCGAGGAGACGCTGGAACTGCGCAAGGACCCGGCGCGCGCGCCGCGCAAACGTGGCGCCGACCTGCGCTCCCGCTTCGACGACCCGGCCGACGAGCGGCTGTTCAACGCCCTGCGGGCCTGCCGCCGACGGCTGGCCGAAGAGCAGGGCGTGCCGCCCTACGTGATCTTCCACGACGCCACTCTCATGGAGATGGTCGAGTACCGCCCGGATACCTACGAGCAGCTGCGGCTGCTCAATGGCGTGGGCGAGAAGAAACTGACCGACTACGGCGATGCCTTCCTGGAGGTGATCCGGGAGCAGGGCGTTGATGCCTGA
- a CDS encoding translocation/assembly module TamB domain-containing protein: MKHWVRNTVLVLLLGIGLALGWLLGTTSGARWLVGQAQALEPRLAVTVVDGDLWSGLEVRQLRWQDEALAVSLRQALLRWRLSCLGSWRVCVDHLEAEGLRVTLHGTDEPAKTAEQPMAPLDLPVEITLRGLVLSDSTVQLDDTRLAVHRLQGAAQLRGSELDLRRLDIDGLLLTLPPPSEQGSPATGPDSPATAIELPKVELPLSVRVRDFSLRQAELRRGEQRWPLQSLQLAGSLRRQGELALDELALRLPQGEASAAGHITLRGDYPLDLSLALQAAEPIAGQPVKVRAELNGSVARLQAQLSTQGLAVAELRARLQPLQPALPFELTLRAEQLAWPPTEPELTLRQLQLSARGQLDDYHYEGTAQLLQQRLGEAGISLTGSGDLQTLAVAPLRVSALQGELTLQADLDWSEQLRWRSRLQARGLNPGALHPEWQGELGGQLRVDGELAPRGLALQARIERLEGRLGEYPLSMRGAVRKSADGPWRLQGLRLDSGDNRLALTGTVAESALALRAELAMNELAALLPGARGSLRGSVEVRGELQEPDLSLDLHSDGLRYDTVQLGESRLSGELRALGQEPSELDWRLNGLRVAEQALGRVQGSLRGSREEHRLALAMSGGSFGGDVDLRGALDLPAWRGTLESAQLFAPEQRWQLDQPVNLAWEPEAGVAVSAHCWNHRQASLCLQEPLQLTAAGEEQLRLRLADYRLEWLRPWLPEALGARGALNAVLSMSWGGDEPPRLALEAASDDGKLVLRPLDDEPPLELPWQRVALDAGLEDQRLRTRLSLESDTLGQGQAAVAITLGEGPRPLEGEVDLSGLRLAPLRAVLPRLRRLEGRLSARGELAGTLSQPVFNGRLALNDGQLEAAALPMKPRDIQLRVDVTGRQARLEGSFAAGDGRASLKGDADWREADWQLALGLEGEGLEVADPPLYRLMLAPDLQLRAVPGRLDLTGTLHVPRGEIVLDDLPSQAVGLSSDVVIVEGKPDVAPPKPTAEGDTAEPVPGWEIHSEVEITLGEQVSLEGYGLSGRLEGNLQLRELTGAAPAASGEIRIVDGRYEAYGQKLKIRRGQLIFAGPLTEPALNVEAVRETPEALAGLRVEGQAEDPRVSLFSEPPMPQEEILSYLIRGRGLGAGGDAGGSLLAQAALSLGIYGGKGFATQVAEQLGVEDFAVGTEGQGDDAQLVFSGAISPRLFLSYGVGVFKPENTLTLRYLLGRSVYLEAVSGLENALDIFYEFEF; this comes from the coding sequence GTGAAGCACTGGGTCCGTAACACGGTGCTGGTGCTGCTGCTGGGCATCGGGCTCGCCCTGGGCTGGCTGCTGGGCACCACCTCCGGGGCCCGCTGGCTGGTCGGCCAGGCCCAGGCGCTGGAGCCGCGGCTGGCCGTCACCGTGGTGGACGGCGATCTGTGGAGCGGGCTGGAAGTGCGCCAGCTGCGCTGGCAGGACGAGGCGCTGGCGGTGAGCCTGCGTCAGGCCCTGCTGCGCTGGCGGCTGTCCTGTCTGGGCAGCTGGCGGGTCTGCGTCGATCATCTGGAGGCCGAAGGCCTGCGGGTGACCCTGCACGGCACGGACGAACCGGCCAAGACGGCCGAGCAGCCGATGGCCCCGCTGGACCTGCCCGTGGAGATCACCCTGCGGGGTCTGGTCCTGAGCGACAGCACCGTGCAGCTGGATGACACCCGCCTTGCCGTGCACCGGCTGCAGGGCGCGGCACAGCTGCGGGGCAGCGAGCTGGATCTGCGCCGTCTGGACATCGACGGCCTGCTGCTGACCCTGCCGCCGCCGAGCGAACAGGGCAGCCCCGCCACCGGCCCGGACAGCCCGGCCACTGCCATCGAGCTGCCGAAGGTCGAATTGCCGCTCAGCGTCCGGGTGCGGGACTTCTCCCTGCGTCAGGCGGAGCTGCGCCGGGGCGAGCAGCGCTGGCCGCTGCAGTCCCTGCAACTGGCCGGCTCCCTGCGGCGGCAAGGGGAGCTGGCGCTGGACGAGCTGGCGCTGCGCCTGCCCCAGGGCGAGGCCAGCGCCGCCGGGCACATCACCTTGCGCGGCGATTACCCGCTGGACCTGAGCCTCGCCCTGCAAGCCGCCGAGCCCATCGCCGGCCAGCCCGTAAAGGTGCGAGCCGAGCTGAACGGCAGCGTTGCCCGGTTGCAGGCACAGCTGAGCACCCAGGGGCTTGCGGTGGCCGAACTGCGTGCCCGCCTGCAACCCCTGCAGCCGGCGCTGCCCTTCGAGCTGACGCTACGCGCCGAGCAACTGGCCTGGCCCCCGACGGAGCCGGAGCTGACGCTGCGTCAGTTGCAGCTGAGTGCCCGGGGGCAGTTGGACGATTATCACTACGAGGGCACCGCGCAATTGCTGCAGCAACGCCTGGGCGAGGCCGGGATCAGCCTGACCGGCTCCGGCGATCTGCAGACCCTGGCCGTGGCCCCCCTGCGGGTGAGCGCCCTGCAGGGCGAGCTGACCCTGCAGGCCGATCTGGACTGGAGCGAGCAGCTGCGCTGGCGCAGCCGCCTGCAGGCGCGCGGCCTGAACCCGGGGGCGCTGCACCCGGAATGGCAGGGCGAGCTGGGCGGGCAGCTGCGGGTCGATGGCGAACTGGCCCCGCGGGGGCTGGCCCTGCAGGCGCGCATCGAGCGGCTGGAGGGGCGGCTGGGCGAGTATCCGTTGAGCATGCGCGGCGCGGTGCGCAAGAGCGCCGACGGCCCCTGGCGGCTGCAGGGCTTGCGCCTGGACAGCGGCGACAACCGCCTGGCGCTGACGGGCACGGTGGCCGAGTCGGCGCTGGCGCTGCGCGCCGAGCTGGCGATGAACGAACTGGCCGCCTTGCTGCCCGGCGCCCGGGGCAGTCTGCGGGGCAGCGTGGAGGTCCGCGGTGAACTCCAGGAGCCGGATCTGAGCCTGGATCTGCACAGCGACGGCCTGCGCTACGACACCGTGCAACTGGGCGAGAGCCGGCTGAGCGGTGAGCTGCGGGCGCTGGGCCAGGAGCCCAGCGAGCTGGACTGGCGGCTGAACGGGCTGCGGGTAGCGGAGCAAGCTCTGGGGCGGGTCCAGGGCAGCTTGCGGGGCAGTCGCGAAGAGCATCGCTTGGCCCTGGCCATGAGCGGTGGCAGCTTCGGCGGCGACGTGGACTTGCGCGGCGCGCTGGATCTGCCCGCCTGGCGCGGCACCCTGGAATCGGCGCAGCTGTTCGCCCCCGAACAGCGCTGGCAGCTGGATCAGCCGGTGAATCTGGCCTGGGAGCCGGAGGCGGGCGTGGCGGTGAGCGCCCATTGCTGGAATCATCGCCAGGCATCCCTATGCCTGCAGGAGCCCCTGCAGCTGACTGCGGCTGGCGAGGAACAACTGCGCCTGCGATTGGCGGACTACCGGCTGGAATGGCTGCGGCCCTGGCTGCCCGAGGCCCTGGGTGCCCGGGGCGCGCTGAATGCCGTGCTGAGCATGAGCTGGGGCGGCGACGAGCCGCCCCGTTTGGCGCTGGAGGCGGCCAGTGACGACGGCAAGCTGGTGCTGCGTCCGCTGGATGATGAACCGCCCCTGGAGCTGCCCTGGCAGCGAGTGGCGCTGGATGCAGGGCTGGAAGACCAACGCCTGCGCACCCGCCTGAGCCTGGAATCCGACACCCTGGGCCAAGGCCAGGCAGCCGTGGCAATCACCCTGGGCGAGGGCCCGCGACCGTTGGAGGGCGAGGTAGACCTGTCGGGGCTGCGCCTGGCGCCCTTGCGTGCCGTCTTGCCCCGCTTGCGCCGGCTGGAGGGGCGGCTTTCGGCGCGGGGCGAACTCGCCGGCACCCTGAGCCAGCCGGTATTCAATGGCCGACTGGCGCTCAACGATGGCCAGCTGGAAGCCGCCGCCCTGCCCATGAAGCCCCGGGACATCCAGTTGCGCGTGGATGTGACCGGCCGACAGGCGCGGCTCGAAGGCAGCTTCGCCGCCGGTGACGGCCGGGCCAGTTTGAAGGGTGACGCCGACTGGCGCGAGGCCGACTGGCAACTGGCGCTGGGTCTGGAAGGCGAAGGCCTGGAAGTGGCCGATCCGCCCCTGTATCGCCTGATGCTGGCCCCGGACCTGCAGCTGCGCGCCGTGCCGGGGCGGCTGGACCTGACCGGCACGCTGCACGTCCCCCGGGGGGAGATCGTGCTGGATGACCTGCCGTCTCAGGCCGTGGGCCTATCCAGCGATGTGGTGATCGTCGAGGGCAAGCCGGACGTGGCACCCCCCAAGCCCACCGCCGAGGGCGATACCGCCGAGCCGGTGCCGGGCTGGGAGATACACAGCGAGGTGGAAATCACCCTGGGCGAGCAGGTGTCCCTGGAGGGCTACGGCCTGAGCGGTCGGCTGGAAGGCAATCTGCAGCTGCGGGAACTCACCGGCGCGGCGCCGGCGGCCAGTGGTGAAATCCGCATCGTCGATGGGCGCTATGAGGCCTACGGCCAGAAACTGAAGATCCGTCGCGGCCAGTTGATCTTCGCCGGGCCGCTGACCGAGCCGGCGCTCAACGTCGAGGCCGTGCGCGAAACCCCCGAGGCGCTGGCCGGGCTGCGGGTGGAAGGCCAGGCCGAGGACCCGCGGGTGAGTTTGTTCTCCGAGCCGCCCATGCCCCAGGAGGAAATCCTCTCCTACCTGATCCGGGGCCGCGGCCTGGGCGCGGGTGGCGATGCCGGCGGCAGCCTGCTCGCCCAGGCCGCGCTGTCCCTGGGGATCTACGGCGGCAAGGGTTTCGCCACCCAGGTAGCCGAGCAGCTGGGCGTGGAGGACTTCGCCGTGGGCACCGAGGGGCAGGGGGATGACGCCCAGCTGGTCTTCAGCGGCGCGATCAGCCCGCGGTTGTTCCTGAGCTACGGCGTTGGTGTATTCAAGCCGGAGAACACCCTGACGCTGCGTTATCTGCTGGGGAGGTCCGTCTATCTGGAGGCGGTCAGCGGGTTGGAGAATGCGTTGGATATCTTTTATGAGTTCGAGTTTTGA